Proteins from one Panicum virgatum strain AP13 chromosome 7K, P.virgatum_v5, whole genome shotgun sequence genomic window:
- the LOC120641514 gene encoding cytochrome P450 704C1-like — protein sequence MDSPLSRPALLALSLLLLALYLARRHLARGKNRTYPPVAGTVLHQVLNFGRLVEYQTELSRRYPTFRMLTPTCNYVYTVEPANVEYILKTNFANYGKGVMTHDVMEDLLGDGIFNVDGAKWRHQRKVASHEFSTRVLRDYSSAVFRDTAAELAGIVAAAARGAGERLDISDLLMRSTLDSIFEIGFGVNLGSLTGSSEEGAAFARAFDDASEQVLYRFFDLFWKVKRFFSIASEAAMKRSVRTIDGFVYAVIDRKIEQMGRNHQEFAKKEDILSRFLLERERDPGCFDNKYLRDIILNFVIAGRDTTAGTLAWFLYELCRNQRVQEKIAEEVRAATATGDRDVGAQELVACLTEDAIGKMQYLHAALAETLRLYPAVPMDVKYCFSDDTLPDGYAVNQGDMVNYQPYPMGRMKFLWGADAEEFRPERWLNDDGVFVPESPFKFTAFQAGPRICLGKEFAYRQMKIFAAVLLHLFRLEMWDADATVGYRPMLTLKMDGPLFVRASLRRP from the exons ATGGACTCACCGCTGAGCAGGCCTGCGCTGCTCGCGCTATCCTTGCTCCTCCTCGCGCTCTACCTCGCCCGCCGGCACCTCGCCCGCGGCAAGAACCGGACGTACCCGCCGGTGGCCGGCACCGTGCTGCACCAGGTGCTCAACTTCGGCCGCCTGGTGGAGTACCAAACCGAGCTCTCCCGCAGGTACCCCACCTTCCGCATGCTCACCCCGACCTGCAACTACGTCTACACCGTCGAGCCCGCCAACGTGGAGTACATCCTCAAGACCAACTTCGCCAACTACGGCAAGGGGGTGATGACGCACGACGTGATGGAGGACCTCCTCGGCGACGGCATCTTCAACGTGGACGGCGCCAAGTGGCGGCACCAGCGGAAGGTCGCCAGCCACGAGTTCTCCACCCGGGTGCTGCGCGACTACAGCAGCGCCGTGTTCCGCGACAcggccgcggagctcgcgggcatcgtggccgccgcggcgcggggaGCCGGGGAGAGGCTGGACATTTCGGACCTCCTGATGCGCTCGACGCTGGACTCCATCTTCGAGATCGGTTTCGGCGTCAACCTTGGCTCCCTGACCGGATCCAGCGAAGAGGGCGCGGCGTTCGCCAGGGCGTTCGACGACGCCAGCGAGCAGGTGCTGTACCGCTTCTTCGACCTGTTCTGGAAGGTGAAGCGGTTCTTCAGCATCGCGTCGGAGGCGGCCATGAAGCGCTCGGTCCGCACCATCGACGGTTTCGTCTACGCCGTCATCGACAGGAAGATCGAGCAGATGGGCAGAAACCATCAGGAATTC GCCAAGAAAGAGGACATCCTGTCGAGGTTCCTGCTCGAGCGGGAGCGAGACCCCGGCTGCTTCGACAACAAGTACCTGCGGGACATCATCCTCAACTTCGTGATCGCCGGCCGCGACACCACGGCGGGGACCCTGGCCTGGTTCCTCTACGAGCTCTGCAGGAACCAGCGCGTCCAGGAAAAGATCGCGGAGGAGgtgcgcgccgccaccgccacgggCGACCGCGACGTCGGCGCGCAGGAGCTCGTGGCGTGCCTGACCGAGGACGCCATCGGCAAGATGCAGTACCTGCACGCCGCGCTGGCGGAGACGCTGCGGCTCTACCCGGCCGTGCCCATG GATGTGAAGTACTGCTTCTCGGACGACACGTTGCCGGACGGCTACGCAGTGAACCAAGGGGACATGGTGAACTACCAGCCGTACCCCATGGGCAGGATGAAGTTCCTGTGGGGCGCGGACGCCGAGGAGTTCAGGCCGGAGAGGTGGCTCAACGACGACGGTGTGTTCGTCCCCGAGAGCCCCTTCAAGTTCACGGCTTTCCAG GCGGGGCCTCGCAtctgcttggggaaggagttcGCGTACAGGCAGATGAAGATCTTTGCGGCCGTGCTGCTCCACCTCTTCAGACTCGAGATGTGGGATGCTGATGCCACGGTGGGCTACCGCCCTATGCTGACGCTCAAAATGGACGGCCCGCTCTTCGTGCGCGCGTCGCTCCGGAGGCCATGA
- the LOC120641515 gene encoding xyloglucan galactosyltransferase XLT2-like, which produces MATYRPEHPNPAARRPRPVVLLMLAFFALQLLIFLSFRAVRPPPAPASSSAAAAADTASVPARRDGNDSSCGGGLVYVYDLPAAFNEDLLRMCDKLAPMYSLCPYLANDGLGLPAGGTNLSSLLPRELLGSWYASDQFALEHIVHRRLLSHRCRTADPARSAAFFVPFYAGLAVGRHLWAANATGADRDRDCAALLSWLHAQPWYRRSRGWDHFIALGRITWDFRRTSDDAWGGSFLTMPGVANITRLVIERDPWDDMDVGVPYPTGFHPRAAADVRAWQRHVARRPRPMLFAFAGAPRSAIRGDFRALLLGECQAAGPAACGALDCAEGRCIRNNALVMELFMGARFCLQPRGDSFTRRSLFDCMVAGAVPVLFWRRSAYRQYGWYLPVGDGREAEWSVFIDREKLRAGNLTVRGVLAAIPEPRVRLMRERVVEMIPRLVYAAADDGGKGLGGGMDDAVDVMVDGMLRRVAEQRPRWRAT; this is translated from the coding sequence aTGGCGACGTACCGCCCCGAGCATCCAAATccggccgcccgacgcccgcGGCCCGTCGTGCTCCTCATGCTCGCCTTCTTCGCCCTCCAGCTCCTCATCTTCCTCTCCTTCCGCGCCGTGCGGCCCCCTCCAGCCCCGGCCTcctcatccgccgccgccgccgccgacaccgcGTCGGTACCGGCGCGCCGGGATGGGAATGActcgagctgcggcggcgggctggtgTACGTCTACGACCTCCCCGCGGCCTTCAACGAGGACCTCCTGCGGATGTGCGACAAGCTCGCGCCGATGTACTCGCTGTGCCCCTACCTCGCCAACGACGGGCTCGGGCTCCCCGCGGGGGGTACCAACCTGTCGTCGCTCCTGCCGCGGGAGCTGCTCGGGTCGTGGTACGCGTCCGACCAGTTCGCGCTGGAGCACATCGTCCACCGCCGCCTGCTCTCGCACCGGTGCCGCACGGCGGACCCGGCCCGCTCCGCGGCCTTCTTCGTGCCCTTCTACGCCGGGCTCGCCGTGGGGCGCCACCTGTGGGCGGCCAACGCCACGGGCGCCGACAGGGACAGGGACTGCGCCGCGCTGCTGTCGTGGCTCCACGCGCAGCCGTGGTACCGGCGCTCCCGCGGCTGGGACCACTTCATCGCGCTGGGCCGCATCACGTGGGACTTCCGCCGCACGTCGGACGACGCCTGGGGCGGCAGCTTCCTCACCATGCCCGGGGTGGCCAACATCACCCGCCTCGTCATCGAGCGCGACCCCTGGGACGACATGGACGTCGGCGTCCCGTACCCGACCGGGTtccacccgcgcgccgccgccgacgtgcgCGCGTGGCAGCGGCACGtcgcgcgccgcccgcggcccaTGCTCTTCGCcttcgccggcgcgccgcgctcGGCCATCAGGGGCGACTTCCGCGCGCTGCTGCTGGGGGAGTGCCAggcggccggccccgccgcgtGCGGCGCGCTGGACTGCGCCGAGGGCAGGTGCATCAGGAACAACGCGCTCGTCATGGAGCTCTTCATGGGCGCCAGGTTCTGCCTGCAGCCGCGCGGGGACAGCTTCACGCGCCGCTCCCTGTTCGACTGCATGGTGGCCGGCGCCGTCCCCGTGCTGTTCTGGCGGCGGAGCGCGTACCGCCAGTACGGGTGGTACCTGCCCGTGGGCGACGGGCGCGAGGCGGAGTGGTCCGTGTTCATCGACCGCGAGAAGCTCCGCGCGGGGAACCTCACGGTGCGTGGCGTGCTGGCGGCCATCCCGGAGCCGCGGGTGCGGCTGATGCGGGAGCGCGTGGTGGAGATGATCCCGAGGCTGGTGTACGCCGCGGCCGACGACGGGGGGaaggggctcggcggcggcatggaCGACGCCGTGGACGTCATGGTCGACGGCATGCTCCGGCGTGTCGCCGAGCAGCGCCCGAGGTGGCGGGCGACGTGA